Genomic segment of Nitrospirota bacterium:
TGACCAGAACCTCGTCGCCCACCCGGAGGCCCAAGGCCTCGGCCGCGCGTGCACCGAAGAGGAAGACCTCGAGCCGCCCGGCGCTGTTTATCAGCGCGCCCGGTCCCCGGCCCTCGGTCTGGGCGTAATACTCCGCCAGGGGCGTTTCGGCGCCACCTGCCAGGACCCGCACGTTCTGCTCTTCTCCCAACGAGGCGAGGTCCTCCGCGGTGACGTTCGTGATGGCGTTTCCGAAGGCGTCCACGTGGATGACCTCTCCGCGGATACATCCGCCTTCCCGGAGGGGCCGCGGGAGCGGCAGAAGGACGTAATCCGTGACCTCGGGGCCCACCTCGGTGAGGGGCAGCCCCTTGTCCAGGTGGGCGGCCACGGGGGCGAAGACGTCGCGTCCGTCAAAGGTCCTGCCGGGGCTTTCGAGGAAAAGCTGCTCGGCCACCACGTGGTGGGCGCGGACACGCGGGCTCGCGGTGATGACGGATGTGAAAACGCCGTTGTCCGGGCCGACGAAGAGATGCCCGCCCGCCTCAAGGGCCAGCCGTCTGCGGCTCGAGCCCACGCCCGGGTCCACCACGGCCACGTGGACGGTGCCCGGAGGAAAATAACCCGCGCTGTCGCCGAGG
This window contains:
- a CDS encoding SAM-dependent chlorinase/fluorinase, translating into MITLTTDFGSIDPFVGQMKGVILRIHPEAVIVDLTHGIRPQGIREAAIALGDSAGYFPPGTVHVAVVDPGVGSSRRRLALEAGGHLFVGPDNGVFTSVITASPRVRAHHVVAEQLFLESPGRTFDGRDVFAPVAAHLDKGLPLTEVGPEVTDYVLLPLPRPLREGGCIRGEVIHVDAFGNAITNVTAEDLASLGEEQNVRVLAGGAETPLAEYYAQTEGRGPGALINSAGRLEVFLFGARAAEALGLRVGDEVLV